In bacterium 336/3, the following proteins share a genomic window:
- a CDS encoding proline--tRNA ligase (catalyzes the formation of prolyl-tRNA(Pro) from proline and tRNA(Pro)) has protein sequence MSKKITPRDQNYSEWYLDIVKEADLAEHSAVKGCMVIKPYGYAIWEKMRDDLDRRFKETGHQNAYFPLFIPKSLFEAEEKNAEGFAKECAVVTHYRLKNDPNNKGKLIVDPDSKLEEELIVRPTSEAVIWNTYKGWIQSYRDLPLLINQWANVVRWEMRTRLFLRTAEFLWQEGHTAHATKEEAIAETEQMLEVYADFAENILAIPVIKGIKTANERFAGAEETYCIEAMMQDGKALQAGTSHFLGQNFAKAFDVKFSNKENKLDYVWGTSWGVSTRLMGALVMSHSDDSGLVIPPRLAPIQAVIVPIYKGADSIPTLDEACLTLKKQLEAKGIIVKFDNRDTQTPGFKFAEWEVKGVPVRLALGLRDLENKTIEVARRDTKEKQSVASEGIAEYVSNLLTEIQNNLYQKALERRTQMTYEVNSYDELKTVLDKGGFALAHWDGTGETEQKIKEETKATIRCIPLGNKQEEGKCIYSGKPSKERVVFAIAY, from the coding sequence ATGAGCAAGAAAATAACACCTCGTGACCAAAATTATTCGGAATGGTATCTTGACATTGTAAAAGAAGCAGATTTAGCAGAACATTCTGCCGTAAAAGGTTGTATGGTTATCAAACCTTATGGTTATGCCATTTGGGAAAAAATGAGAGATGACTTAGACAGACGTTTCAAAGAAACAGGGCATCAAAATGCTTATTTCCCCCTTTTTATACCCAAAAGTTTGTTTGAGGCAGAAGAAAAGAATGCAGAAGGCTTTGCCAAAGAATGTGCTGTTGTAACGCATTATCGCCTCAAAAATGACCCTAACAACAAAGGAAAACTTATTGTTGATCCTGATTCTAAATTAGAGGAAGAACTAATTGTACGCCCAACCAGTGAGGCTGTTATCTGGAATACCTACAAAGGCTGGATTCAGTCGTATAGAGATTTGCCTTTGCTGATAAACCAATGGGCAAACGTAGTACGTTGGGAAATGCGTACACGCTTATTTTTACGTACAGCAGAATTCTTATGGCAAGAAGGGCATACAGCTCATGCAACCAAAGAAGAAGCCATTGCTGAAACTGAACAAATGTTAGAGGTATATGCTGATTTTGCAGAAAATATACTTGCTATTCCTGTAATTAAAGGTATTAAAACAGCCAATGAACGCTTTGCAGGAGCAGAAGAAACATATTGTATTGAAGCCATGATGCAAGATGGAAAGGCTCTCCAAGCAGGTACATCACATTTTTTAGGGCAAAATTTCGCCAAAGCTTTTGATGTGAAGTTCTCAAACAAAGAAAATAAATTGGATTATGTATGGGGAACATCGTGGGGAGTGAGTACACGCCTCATGGGAGCATTAGTAATGAGTCACTCTGATGATTCAGGTCTTGTAATACCACCTCGTTTAGCACCCATTCAAGCAGTAATAGTTCCTATTTACAAGGGTGCAGACTCTATTCCAACACTTGATGAAGCATGTTTGACACTCAAAAAACAATTGGAAGCCAAAGGTATCATTGTAAAATTTGATAACAGAGATACCCAAACACCAGGTTTCAAATTTGCTGAATGGGAAGTAAAAGGTGTGCCTGTTCGTTTGGCTTTAGGGCTTAGAGATTTGGAAAATAAAACCATTGAAGTGGCAAGACGTGATACCAAAGAAAAACAAAGCGTAGCCTCTGAAGGTATTGCAGAATACGTAAGCAATTTATTAACTGAAATTCAAAACAATCTTTATCAGAAAGCTTTAGAACGTAGAACACAAATGACTTACGAAGTTAATTCTTATGATGAACTGAAGACTGTTTTGGATAAAGGTGGTTTTGCCCTTGCTCATTGGGATGGAACAGGAGAAACAGAACAGAAAATTAAAGAAGAAACCAAAGCAACAATTCGTTGTATTCCATTAGGAAACAAACAAGAAGAAGGGAAATGCATTTATTCAGGCAAACCTTCTAAAGAAAGAGTTGTTTTTGCTATAGCATATTAA